A section of the Hypomesus transpacificus isolate Combined female chromosome 1, fHypTra1, whole genome shotgun sequence genome encodes:
- the smim19 gene encoding small integral membrane protein 19 isoform X1 has product MGGHGVMANEDSLDYSVHEAWNEATNVYLLVILVSFGLLMYARKNKRKIMRIFALPPTAGTTTESNFYDNLKKVRLRQQLEMYSLSRKFDQHQQSQSDSVQLSME; this is encoded by the exons ATGGGTGGCCATGGGGTTATGGCGAACGAGGATTCTCTGGATTACTCTGTGCACGAAGCTTGGAATGAGGCCACCAATGTCTATCTGCTTGTAATTCTGGTTAGCTTCGGGTTGCTAATGTATGCAAGAAA GAACAAGAGGAAGATAATGCGGATCTTCGCCCTGCCGCCCACCGCGGGGACAACGACAGAGTCGAACTTCTACGACAACCTGAAGAAAGTTAGACTACGACAGCAGCTGGAAAtgtactctctct CCCGTAAGTTTGACCAACACCAGCAAAGCCAGAGTGACAGTGTTCAGCTCTCCATGGAATGA
- the smim19 gene encoding small integral membrane protein 19 isoform X2, protein MGGHGVMANEDSLDYSVHEAWNEATNVYLLVILVSFGLLMYARKNKRKIMRIFALPPTAGTTTESNFYDNLKKVRLRQQLEIP, encoded by the exons ATGGGTGGCCATGGGGTTATGGCGAACGAGGATTCTCTGGATTACTCTGTGCACGAAGCTTGGAATGAGGCCACCAATGTCTATCTGCTTGTAATTCTGGTTAGCTTCGGGTTGCTAATGTATGCAAGAAA GAACAAGAGGAAGATAATGCGGATCTTCGCCCTGCCGCCCACCGCGGGGACAACGACAGAGTCGAACTTCTACGACAACCTGAAGAAAGTTAGACTACGACAGCAGCTGGAAAt CCCGTAA
- the si:ch211-175m2.5 gene encoding uncharacterized protein si:ch211-175m2.5: MASGRVLRLFSRPITNLSVHTSLSLFRKRAAVAAVTATQKPFSSDALPPEHISRYPVPYKKDLPFDIVELMEEVETKGGFLPNVFKVLAHRPAEFRAFFTYYNELMNKETGHLTKADRELIVVATSIHNQCLYCVISHSALHRIYSKKPTLSDQVIVNYENADLSPRERAMLDFAMAVCRSDTITDQHFLSLEEVGFDREDAWDIAAIAAFFAMSNRLAHLTDMRPNSEFYNMGRMPRDKSRDKSQPEGSGETGQ; the protein is encoded by the exons ATGGCGAGTGGCAGAGTTCTACGACTATTTAGTAGGCCTATAACTAACCTGTCAGTACAT ACATCTCTCAGCCTCTTTCGGAAGAGAGCGGCCGTGGCCGCTGTTACTGCGACCCAAAAACCCTTCTCCAGTGATGCACTTCCTCCCGAGCACATCAGCAGATACCCGGTGCCATACAAGAAGGACCTGCCATTCGACATCGTGGAGCTGATGGAGGAAGTGGAGACCAAG GGGGGATTTTTGCCCAATGTTTTTAAAGTCCTGGCACACCGACCAGCAGAGTTCAGGGCATTCTTCACTTACTACAATGAGCTTATGAACAAGGAGACAG GACATCTGACGAAGGCAGACAGGGAGCTCATTGTGGTTGCCACCAGCATCCACAACCAATGTCTCTACTGCGTCATATCCCACAGTGCATTGCACCGCATCTACTCCAAGAAACCCACACTATCAGACCAG gtgatagTGAACTATGAGAACGCAGATCTATCCCCTAGGGAGCGCGCCATGTTGGACTTTGCCATGGCTGTGTGTCGCAGCGACACCATCACCGAccagcacttcctgtctcttgAGGAAGTGGGCTTCGATCGCGAGGATGCCTGGGACATTGCTGCCATTGCCGCCTTCTTCGCCATGTCTAACCGCCTGGCCCACCTGACTGACATGAGGCCCAACTCTGAGTTCTACAACATGGGCCGCATGCCCCGGGACAAGAGCAGAGACAAGAGCCAGCCAGAGGGGAGTGGAGAAACTGGCCAGTAA
- the klb gene encoding beta-klotho, protein MRICPSFHPSFPSLALLLTASVWVGTAGLLGEGRRQWLHAPSRDITNQSQVFLHGTFPPGFLWGTGTSAHQTEGAWDRDGKGASVWDHFTHSGTFRDGQGGADAATTDTADVSSDGYVRWQEDVQALSYLGVRSYSFSLSWPRLFPDGDASARPRPGAVRHYSRLIDQLRARGVEPVVTLHHWDLPQALQERYGGWRNHSLVGLFDSYATFCFRTYGARVRYWITMHNPYLVAVQGYGTGEHAPGEKGDPSAPFMVAHNLIRAHAKAWHTYNTHFRPTQQGQVSIVLGSHWMVPRQDPSRSANVDLCQQSMEAVLGWFASPIFGDGDYPTTLKARQRGLLPEFTPEERLWVRGTADFFALSFGPNNLRLDRSLGHYRQMVSLDLRGLLGWIKREYGGQLKVLLAEVGWFSEGSAGREDTEAIYVTKNFINKVLKAIVLDGVQVFGFTAWSLLDGFEWTSGYSIRRGLFHVDFSHPNRTRLPKTTAQFYKQVISDNGFPGDETTQEVNGGFPCDFHWGVADSSLQVHLHPVSPQFTDPHLYSWNLTGDGSLRPVRGVRLLTREPQCSDYLAIRGHLRLFESTAASHYHFALNWSLILPRGDLASLDPQALRYYRCVLTELHKQGREAMITLYYPTQRDPNLGMPGKLHASGGWLNQSTVEAFQEYAALCYRELGPWVHYWITINEPNRLVDVYLSGEEQHRAAHNLLLAHAKAWRLYEKEHSSQQGALVSLALHADWAEPANPFLESHITSTQRFLLFELGRFLDPLLGGAREGARRGEKGGEGAYPEEMRAYLAERARVLGVPGSPLPRFTPQEREELRGAMGFIALNHFTTRLISPRPLPAPQSPSPQYHLGPNHDCLLQTDPTWPSSRPGSLGQALVPWGLRRVLGWVSQRYGRVLPVIITACGIDDQAPVNDIIRQHYCKRYLQEALKARQLDGVNLGGFYAWKLQDRHGDKFGLFASLQHQSRPKGSVAVYREVIANTTAACPAGEARATCHVCARLWENKPLLFLGTCLLLSAAMLATVAAVAVRRRRRAARAGGGRLGGRRAGAPVCAAPRRMTCQPWEKRGLHRAADRIRVVQR, encoded by the exons ATGAGGATTTGTCCTtctttccacccctccttccccagtcTCGCCCTCCTGCTGACGGCGAGTGTGTGGGTTGGGACTGCTGGTCTcctgggggagggcaggagacagTGGCTGCATGCCCCCAGCCGGGACATCACTAACCAGAGCCAAGTGTTCCTCCACGGGACCTTCCCTCCAGGCTTCCTCTGGGGCACTGGCACCTCCGCTCACCAGACGGAGGGGGCCTGGGACCGGGACGGGAAAGGAGCCTCCGTGTGGGACCACTTCACCCATTCTGGAACCTTCCGGGATGGCCAAGGCGGTGCTGACGCTGCCACTACGGACACGGCGGACGTGTCCAGCGACGGCTACGTTCGCTGGCAGGAGGATGTGCAGGCGCTCTCCTACCTGGGCGTGCGCTCCTactccttctccctgtcctggCCCAGGCTCTTCCCCGACGGAGACGCCTCGGCTCGGCCTCGCCCAGGCGCGGTGAGGCACTACAGCAGGCTCATCGACCAGCTGCGGGCGAGGGGAGTGGAGCCGGTGGTGACCCTCCACCACTGGGACTTGCCCCAGGCCCTGCAGGAGCGCTACGGAGGCTGGAGGAACCACTCCCTCGTGGGGCTGTTTGACAGCTACGCCACCTTCTGCTTCCGGACGTACGGAGCCCGAGTCAGATACTGGATCACCATGCATAACCCCTACCTGGTGGCTGTCCAGGGGTATGGGACAGGGGAGCACGCTcctggggagaagggggacCCCTCCGCACCCTTCATGGTGGCTCACAACCTCATCAGG GCTCATGCCAAAGCATGGCACACGTACAACACCCACTTCCGCCCGACTCAGCAAGGTCAGGTGTCCATTGTCTTGGGCTCCCATTGGATGGTTCCCCGACAAGACCCATCCAGGTCAGCCAACGTCGATCTTTGTCAGCAATCCATGGAAGCGGTACTGGGCTGGTTCGCCAGTCCCATCTTTGGGGATGGCGACTACCCGACAACCTTAAAAGCCAGGCAGCGGGGCCTCCTGCCAGAGTTCACCCCAGAGGAGCGACTCTGGGTGCGCGGAACAGCCGACTTCTTTGCCTTGTCGTTCGGCCCTAACAACCTCCGACTGGACCGAAGCCTGGGCCACTACAGGCAGATGGTGTCCCTGGACTTGAGAGGCTTGCTGGGCTGGATAAAGCGGGAGTACGGGGGGCAGCTGAAGGTTCTGCTGGCCGAGGTGGGCTGGTTCTCCGAGGGgtctgcagggagggaggacacagAAGCCATCTATGTGACGAAGAACTTCATCAACAAAGTTCTGAAAG CCATCGTGTTGGATGGTGTCCAGGTGTTTGGCTTCACAGCCTGGTCTCTGCTCGACGGTTTTGAGTGGACCTCTGGGTACAGCATTAGGCGGGGCCTGTTCCACGTAGACTTCAGCCATCCCAACAGAACCAGGCTCCCCAAGACCACCGCCCAGTTCTACAAGCAAGTCATCAGTGACAATGGTTTCCCCGGCGACGAGACCACCCAGGAGGTCAACGGTGGTTTTCCTTGCGACTTCCACTGGGGTGTGGCCGACTCCAGCCTGCAG GTCCATTTACACCCCGTCTCCCCTCAGTTCACCGACCCTCACCTCTACAGCTGGAACCTGACCGGTGATGGCTCCCTGCGTCCGGTGAGAGGGGTCAGGCTCCTCACCCGGGAGCCCCAGTGCTCGGACTACCTGGCCATCCGGGGGCACCTCCGCCTGTTCGAGAGCACCGCCGCCTCCCACTACCACTTTGCCCTCAACTGGTCCCTGATCCTGCCCCGGGGAGACCTGGCCAGCTTGGACCCACAGGCCCTCAG GTACTACCGGTGTGTCCTCACCGAGCTCCATAAACAAGGCCGGGAGGCCATGATCACCCTCTACTACCCCACTCAGAGAGACCCTAATCTGGGCATGCCCGGGAAGCTGCATGCCTCAGGGGGCTGGCTGAACCAGAGCACCGTCGAGGCCTTCCAGGAGTATGCCGCCCTCTGCTACCGGGAGCTGGGGCCCTGGGTCCACTACTGGATCACCATCAACGAGCCCAACCGACTGGTGGATGTTTACCTCAGTGGAGAGGAGCAACACCGCGCTGCCCACAACCTCCTCCTGGCTCATGCTAAGGCCTGGAGGCTGTATGAGAAGGAGCACTccagccagcagggggcactggTATCCTTGGCTCTTCACGCAGACTGGGCCGAGCCCGCCAACCCCTTCCTGGAGTCCCACATCACTTCCACCCAGCGCTTCCTGTTGTTTGAGCTGGGCCGCTTCTTAGACCCGCTGCtggggggagcgagagagggggcgaggaggggggagaaggggggagaaggcGCGTACCCCGAGGAGATGCGGGCGTACCTGGCGGAGAGGGCTCGGGTGCTGGGGGTCCCGGGTTCCCCGCTGCCTCGCTTCACCccgcaggagagggaggagctgcGAGGCGCCATGGGCTTCATCGCCCTCAACCATTTCACCACGCGCCTCATCTCTCCACGCCCCCTCCCCGCTCCCCAGAGTCCCAGCCCGCAGTACCACCTGGGCCCAAACCATGACTGCCTGCTCCAGACAGACCCCACCTGGCCCTCCTCCAGGCCTGGTTCCCTGGGCCAGGCCCTGGTCCCCTGGGGCCTGAGGCGGGTGCTGGGCTGGGTGAGTCAGAGGTATGGAAGGGTCCTGCCTGTCATCATCACTGCCTGTGGGATTGATGACCAGGCACCAGTTAATGACATCATCAGGCAACACTACTGCAAGAGGTACCTACAGGAAGCCCTCAAAG cTCGTCAGCTGGACGGCGTCAACCTCGGCGGTTTCTACGCGTGGAAGCTGCAGGATCGCCACGGCGACAAGTTCGGCCTCTTCGCCTCCCTCCAGCACCAGTCCAGGCCCAAGGGCTCCGTCGCCGTCTACCGCGAGGTCATCGCCAACACCACGGCGGCCTGCCCCGCCGGCGAAGCGCGGGCCACCTGCCACGTCTGCGCTCGGCTCTGGGAGAACAAGCCCCTGCTCTTCCTCGGGACCTGCCTGCTGCTCTCCGCCGCCATGCTAGCGACGGTGGCGGCCGTCGccgtcaggaggaggaggagggcggccAGGGCGGGAGGTGGGAGGctcggggggaggagggcgggggcgCCCGTGTGCGCCGCGCCCCGCCGGATGACGTGTCAGCCGTGGGAGAAAAGGGGGTTGCATCGCGCGGCAGACAGGATCCGAGTGGTGCAACGCTAA
- the tlr1 gene encoding toll-like receptor 1, producing the protein MRAVTVTLWTVAMIVGVPPCSSIIIDLSSKNLSSVPPGLPPSTEFLDLSCNHIHTLHREDFHNTSHLVFLNLSWNVLEAIHPETFHPTPLLKELDLSHNRLQNLSDQTYLLHTPNLKDLDLAFNGFVTMALGKEFRSLKNLLYLSLGADEIRVGDFANIANLTMKCLTLQLNGLTTYEEGSLKNVRLRRIRIGLTTNTDTDKGLLTDALLMFTEVELTSLKGNYMYLPEILKERGAVTTTHLYLTHVTTSWGQVTDTINTVFHSPIAHLTVTDIKISLPPMNETLVSRKSNTQSFSLSRATVGSFIFSQEALYNFFINMPVENLAIEESSFIHMTCPKAPSGIHQLDFTNCALSDTVFSSVVREETVECRNLDRVVTLVMSGNNLKSLQVLSKRLQYMSSLRQLDLSLNSLRYTSREEKKECFWPQNIIKLDLSSNRLSQDVFSCLPEGIVTLDLQNNQISTVPSVMLKLKSLSTLDLSANLLRDLPVCGGFPNIKVLLLRTNIIHAPTVRLLKECPWLEKLDVSRNPFICTCAVRRFKQLGAEQVAGEDQAIKLLQWPRGYYCSYPRTLKDKTLEEFWLPDISCSVGLLAAAILCPAVALIVVVLTLCRRFDVPWYLGMIWQWSRAKHRARTEQIRPEDLEGVLFHAFVSYSQHDAEWVKGQLLPNLEGSASALHICHHKRDFVPGKTIVENILRCTERSRRCVFVLSPHFVRSEWCHYELYFAGHQGLTCQSHSVILVLLQPLPQYMIPSKYHQLKAMMAKHTFLEWPQDRAKHRLFWANLRAALQADLPNAPVRDMD; encoded by the coding sequence ATGAGAGCTGTGACTGTCACCCTCTGGACAGTGGCTATGATTGTTGGAgttccaccctgctcctccatcaTCATAGACCTATCCTCCAAGAACCTCTCCTCAGtgcccccaggcctccctccctccacagaaTTCCTGGACCTCTCCTgcaaccacatacacactctccacCGCGAGGACTTCCACAACACAAGTCATCTAGTGTTCCTCAACCTATCCTGGAATGTCCTGGAAGCGATCCACCCTGAGACGTTTCATCCGACCCCACTGCTCAAAGAATTGGATCTCTCACATAACAGGCTGCAGAACCTGTCGGATCAGACATACCTGCTGCATACCCCCAACCTAAAGGACCTGGACCTGGCCTTCAACGGGTTTGTCACCATGGCTCTGGGGAAGGAGTTTAGGTCCCTGAAGAACCTGCTGTACCTCAGTCTTGGAGCAGATGAAATCAGGGTGGGGGACTTTGCTAACATAGCCAATTTGACAATGAAATGTCTGACCCTTCAACTGAACGGACTCACAACTTACGAAGAAGGGAGCCTGAAGAATGTCCGGCTGCGTAGAATTCGAATCGGCCTGACAACCAACACTGACACTGACAAGGGGTTGTTAACGGATGCTCTACTGATGTTCACAGAGGTGGAGCTGACAAGTTTGAAGGGAAACTATATGTATCTGCCAGAAATTCTCAAAGAACGAGGTGCGGTGACCACCACCCATCTTTACTTGACCCACGTTACGACAAGCTGGGGGCAGGTGACAGACACCATCAACACTGTGTTCCATTCTCCAATTGCCCACTTGACCGTCACGGATATCAAAATCAGCCTTCCGCCCATGAATGAAACTCTGGTGAGCCGCAAATCCAACACCCAATCGTTTAGCCTCTCACGGGCAACGGTCGGCAGTTTTATATTTTCCCAGGAGGCCCTCTACAACTTTTTCATTAACATGCCAGTGGAGAACCTGGCCATTGAGGAGTCATCCTTCATTCACATGACCTGCCCAAAGGCACCCAGTGGAATCCACCAGCTGGACTTTACAAATTGTGCCCTTTCAGACACGGTCTTCTCGAGCGTGGTCAGGGAGGAGACGGTGGAGTGTCGAAATCTTGACCGAGTGGTCACCTTGGTTATGAGCGGAAACAACCTCAAGAGCCTACAGGTTCTAAGCAAACGTTTGCAGTATATGAGTTCCCTGCGTCAACTGGACCTGAGTCTTAACTCGTTGCGTTATACCAGTcgggaagagaagaaagagtgTTTCTGGCCCCAGAATATCATCAAACTGGACCTATCCTCCAACAGGCTGAGTCAAGACGTGTTCAGCTGCCTGCCCGAAGGTATCGTTACACTGGACCTCCAAAATAATCAAATATCCACAGTCCCAAGTGTCATGTTGAAACTCAAGTCCCTATCTACCCTGGACCTGAGTGCCAACCTGTTGCGGGACCTACCAGTGTGTGGTGGATTTCCAAACATAAAGGTACTACTCCTGAGGACAAACATTATTCACGCACCAACGGTGAGACTCCTAAAGGAATGCCCTTGGCTGGAGAAACTAGACGTCAGCAGAAACCCCTTCATCTGCACATGTGCCGTGAGGCGTTTCAAGCAGCTGGGTGCTGAACAGGTAGCAGGTGAAGATCAAGCGATCAAGCTTCTCCAATGGCCTCGGGGCTACTACTGCAGCTACCCCCGAACTTTGAAGGACAAGACCCTGGAGGAGTTCTGGCTCCCCGACATCTCCTGTAGCGTTGGTCTCTTGGCGGCGGCCATCTTGTGTCCGGCTGTGGCTCTGATCGTTGTCGTGTTGACACTGTGCCGCCGCTTTGACGTCCCGTGGTACCTGGGCATGATCTGGCAGTGGAGCCGGGCCAAGCATCGCGCTCGGACCGAGCAGATCCGACCCGAGGACCTGGAAGGGGTGCTTTTCCACGCCTTCGTCTCCTACAGTCAGCACGATGCCGAATGGGTCAAGGGTCAACTCCTGCCCAACCTGGAGGGCTCGGCCAGCGCCCTCCACATCTGCCACCACAAGAGGGACTTTGTCCCAGGGAAGACGATCGTGGAGAACATCCTCCGCTGCACCGAGAGGAGCAGGCGCTGCGTGTTCGTCCTGTCGCCCCACTTTGTGCGCAGCGAGTGGTGCCACTACGAGCTGTACTTTGCCGGCCACCAGGGCCTGACGTGCCAGTCCCACAGTGTGATCCTGGTGCTGCTGCAGCCCCTGCCTCAGTACATGATCCCCTCCAAGTACCACCAGCTGAAGGCcatgatggccaagcacacctTCCTGGAGTGGCCCCAGGACAGGGCCAAGCACAGGCTGTTCTGGGCCAACCTGAGGGCTGCCCTGCAGGCAGACCTGCCCAACGCACCAGTCAGGGACATGGACTAG